CTAACGCCGTCGGGGCCTCTTCCGGGGTCCAGTGGACTGAGTACCCCCATGACAGAGACTATAGCGATCCAGGACCTCGAGAACGGCAAATTGGACATCGATTCTATCATCCTGGAAATACAAGAGCTCCGATCTCACATAAGCGGTTTGCGATACGAAATGGCCCGCTACATAAGGCTTCTGGCCTCCATAGATGAGGACACCACGTCGTCAGTGTTTTATCAGGAGGTGGCGACGCAGATCAATTTGCTCAAGAGCAATCTGGATTCATATCAAAATGCATACAAAAGATTACTTCCGGTGGTTAGATACGCCAAGCTGAAAATGGGAGCCAATCCTGAGGATCAGATCAAGGTTGAACCGCATGAGGTGAAGATCGAAACCAAGTTCTTGAACGAACAAtctctcaacaagatcgactcCACAAAAAATCCGCTGATCTCCTCGATAGAGATGGGTGGACCGCCGTCATCGGGAAGCGTAGGGTCGCCAGGAATGAAGAATAGCGCCGCGAAACGGCCGCCTTCCAAGGCGAAGCCTGCAGCAAAAAAGAAATAGGCGACGATCGACGGGACTATccacttttttttcgcccGGCTCAAAAAATCCCCCAATgactgatttttttcactaGATAACAGTATGGCAACTGCTTTAAGAGAAGCTTTTATCAAGGCCAAGTCTGAGAAGAGAACAGCTCTCGTGACCTTTGTCACTGCTGGACACCCCACCATCGAGGAGACTGTCCCAATCTTGCAGAGTCTGCAGGCTGGCGGTGTGGATGTCATTGAGCTTGGTGTTCCATTTTCTGATCCAATGGCCGATGGACCAGTGATTCAGCACTCCAACACCGTTGCTCTGCGCAACGGTGTGACTGTGCGTATGGTGCTGGACATGGTGAAGAAGgccagagctgctggagtgACTGTTCCATTGGTTCTCATGGGATACTACAATCCTATTCTGCAATACGGCGAGAGAGAGATGATTAGAGACTCTCGTTTGGCAGGCGCCAACGGATTTATCGTCGTCGACTTGCCACCAGAAGAGGCGTTGAAATTTAGAGGATACTGCAAGGACGAGGGCATGTCATACGTGCCATTGGTTGCTCCGTCTACCACCGACGAAAGACTCAAGTTGCTCGGCGACATTTCCGATTCCTTTATATACGTGGTTTCTCGTATGGGCACCACAGGTGACTCCATCTCTGTGAGCACCAGTGTTGGAATTTTGGTCGACCGCGTCCGCAAAATAACTGGAGGCAAGGCTCCGTTGGCTGTTGGGTTTGGTGTTTCCACCCGAGAGCACTTCCTTCAAGTTGGCTCATCTGCAGACGGTGTTGTGATAGGTTCCAAGCTGGTttcgctgctggacgagtcCCCGGAAGGCCAGAGGGCTGCTACTGCCGAGAAATATGTGAGGTCGATTTTGACCGGAGAGGGTGAAAATGTTGTTGGTGAGTCGTTGTTCGAGGCGGAGCTCGATCTGAGCGCAGACGTCTCTTTTGACGAGAAGCATCTCCACAACCCAAGATTTGGCGAGTACGGAGGACAGTACGTGCCTGAGGTTTTGCAGGCATGTTTGAGAGAGCTGGAGGATGGCTTTGAGACTGCCATTGCAGATCCAAAGTTCTGGGAAGAGTTCCGCTCGTTGTACGACTACATTGGCCGTCCATCATCTCTACACCGCGCTGATAGACTGACCGAGCATGTGGGAGGCGCTCAAATTTGGCTAAAAAGAGAGGATCTGAACCATACCGGTTCGCACAAGATTAACAACGCGTTGGCACAAATTTTGATTGCCAGACGTCTGGGAAAGAGCGAGATCATTGCTGAGACTGGTGCAGGTCAGCACGGAGTTGCCACTGCCACCGCATGTGCCAAGTTTGGTCTCAAGTGTACCGTTTTCATGGGAGCAGAGGACGTCAGAAGACAAGCTCTGAACGTTTTCCGGATGAGAATTTTGGGAGCCAAGGTTGTTGCCGTTACTAACGGAACGAAGACGCTCAGAGATGCCACCACCGAGGCCTTTAGATACTGGGTCACCAACCTGTCTAACACGCACTACATTGTTGGCTCTGCGATTGGCCCACATCCATATCCAATTCTGGTGAGAACGTTCCAAAGTGTGATTGGTAACGAGACCAAGGAGCAattcaagaagatgaaTGACGGCAAGCTGCCAGATCTGGTTGTTGCCTGTGTTGGTGGAGGATCCAACTCCACCGGTATGTTTTCTCCGTTCGAAAAGGACACAGGCGTGAGACTACTTGGTGTGGAAGCAGGAGGTGAAGGGCTTAACACCGACAGACACTCTGCTACGTTGACTGCAGGAAAGCCTGGTGTTTTCCACGGAGTGAAGACATACGTTCTGCAGGACACTGATGGACAGGTCCACGATACCCACTCCGTCTCTGCTGGTTTGGATTATCCGGGTGTTGGCCCTGAATTGTCTGCATGGAAGGATACTGGCCGTGTTGAGTTCATTGCTGCCACCAATGCAGAAGCCTTAGAAGGATTTAGATTGCTGTCGCAGTACGAAGGTATCATCCCTGCTTTGGAATCGTCTCACGCCATTTACGGTGCTGTccaggctgccaagaagaTGTCCAAGGACCAGCACGTGATTATCAACGTTTCCGGTAGGGGTGACAAGGATGTTCAGAGCGTTGCCGAGGTGCTTCCTAAGCTTGGTCCGCAGATCGGTTGGGACCTTAGATTCGAGTCGTTTGACGACGCTAGCAAATGATGTGTATTGCGCATGTACAAATGATATTTTGAGATGAAGTGGACCAGAGACTGAACGACCTGCGCGGCTGTTACAGTGCAAAGCGAATGGTGATGATTGCAACTGGATACTACATGGATTTTTAGGCCATTGACAACCACAATGTGCTGACGTAATAGAAATCCGGCTGCATTTGAAGGGTTGTGGTAGCAAGGAGTGTagctctccaaaagatAGAGACCAAAATCACCTCAGTCTTATTCCGTTATGGCtaatttttccagaccCAATTACATGTAGTTTTGTGCAATTTGAACATAAATGAGCACACCGGTGGATTTGTTTCCAAACCTATCATTAGATATATAAAATaatatgaaaaaaataaaaaaataaatacgCTTCTACTATGTGGCCCGGGAAAAACGTCCATCTCACCTACGGCGTAGATGGGACGTGCACGTTCGACCGAGCGAATGACTCCTTTGACTTTCCCCGGGTGCGAGGCACCAAATCAGACCGATTACGGCCTCTGAAGTCCTCTTATCACCGTCTTGTTCCAGCGCAGCTCGACCAGAGATCGGCAGATATTGACACAGGCAGCATCAAAATGGCTTCCGAGATTGCAGAGAATACAGAAGACACGTACTTTGTGCCCAAATCGCTACTCAAGGCAGGCCACCAAGAGTCTCTGGCAGCACAGGATCGAAAAATCTATGATCCAACATACGGAGATATCCTCGCTATTCTTCACTACGACGCGCATAAGGTGAGTGCAAGTCTCTTAATTAGCACGACAGGATCATATGGTAATATAGTGGCTGTCAGTATCCTTGACTCCGCTGGAATGCCGTCTGCAACCAAGGCTATTCAATTTAATTCTCGAATAAAGCAGATCTTTACCATCCCGGAGACTCGTCACTTTGGAGTTCGCACAAATGTTAGCGTTAGCATATTTGAGGTCCATGTGGAAAGCAGATTCAGCGTCGGGGTGGCCCGGCTCGTGGAAATTCCGCAAAGAAGCCTTGCTGGTCAGGCTTTTGCAGACGCGTGTGCCTGTTCTCAAATGGAGGCATATATTGCGTTGATTGACGTGAAGGGGAATTTTGGGCTGttcaagctgatcaaaagaGATCTGGACCGCAATTTCAATGACTACAAACGGCTGTATCTGTCTACCATACACGATCCTGCAGAATTGTCCAATTTTAAGAGAATACGGTTTTCACAACAAAACGACCAGCTTTTGCTCATGTCTCGATCGTCGCTGCACGTGTGGTCGCCAACACAACAAGTTTGCAAGGTGGTAGCAAACTACTGGTCGCGGCTTCTGGATTTATGtgttccagctggccaGACCGACTACTGCATTCTTTTGACCACTAGGGAGATTTGTTTAGTGCAGTTGTCCGGCTTCGAACCCGTCTTGAGCTGGTCACATCACTTGGATGGACAGGACCTTTCACTGAAACTGTCCGTGCAAAAATACAAGGACAGGTTCGAGTGCCATATAATTTCGCAGATCAATGCACTGGTATTGGTTGTGACATTTGGATTTTTAAACGGCAAGGCTCGCATTTTCGGCGATCCCTATTTCTACGTCCCGCATCCGACCGAGCCTGTTCAGTCTATCGCGTTTCTAAACTACAGCACAGAGTTTGTATTCTTCCAGCTCACGCGCGATCTGGAGATCTCGAGGATGCAAATGCAGCGGTCGGAGCGGGACGTTGAAGTtccagagaaaaagctACCAAGAGAGCAGGAGACAATTCCAGCACTGCCTAAATTGCAGGACACTAAAGCCAATAGCTGCGGAAACGAGGCTgaaaagctgctggagaaattcgCGGCAGACGAGAACGACATGTTCTTCTCCCTAGGATCGATGGTTCCAACGGCCGGGCCTGTTCCTGAGAACCTCGAGTCTTTGATAGCACAGAACGAATTTGTTGTCTATGACGCGTCAGAGTGTCTTTTTTCCGACGTCGGGCAAATACAGAGACTACACAGTCTTCCAGACGGTTTGCTCCGGCCTCTCAGGCCGTTTGAGAACCGCGAATCCCGGCTGAAAAGTATACTACAAAACAAGAGAAGTCCGTGTTTGGACCGCATCAACATCAACCTCGGGCTCAGTCTGCTCACTGTGCATAAAAAGCACCAGGGCGACCGCGGAATCGAGGAAATCCGGTCACAGCTGCCGTTTGAGCTGGCCGCGTTGTTAGACCAATGGAGACCGCACGAGCCACAGGGCACCAGCATCTTCAGCCACGCCGAGCCTCTGAGCCAGGTACCAGTGATCAGCACGTCGcagaagagcaagaaaaagctgaagaCGCGGCCCTCGAAGCTTGCCGGGTTCTCGCAGCGTCTTTCTCAAGCGCGGCCCCCAAAGAGCTCACAGCTGGTCTCATCGTCCTCACAGATTAACACATCGTCTCCTGCTAGCTCCCAAATCGCGTCTCCGCCAAGCTCGCAACCGGAGCCGCCTGTATCGTCACAGCCGCGCTCTTCGCTTCTGACACagagctcctcgtcgcaaaaaaagcgcaagaagcGCAAACTGGGTGGCTTTATGTAATTATTCGCTGCCCTGCGTATTTGTACTAATAttaatttcttcaaaaatattcttcCCATGCTGTGGAAAGTATTACTGGCCTCGTTTTTCTATGCCTGCTCCATTCTGGCCACGGAGTATGGAATCCTGGGCAACAACAGCGAGGAGTTGAGCGGTTTGGCGGCAGACTACGCCAGTGCCAACAGCAGGTCGCTGTTCTGGGGAGCGTATCGATCGAATCTGTATCTTGGAGTGAAGCCTCGGCTGCCCGAGTCTCTGCTAACGGGTCTGATGTGGTTCAACGTGGACAGCTACCAGGGGGTCGGCGCTCTGCGCCACGAGTGTCGCCAGGACGACCAATTGGACACTTTTGGATGGACTAGATACGACCCTCGACTCGGGGGCCACGAAATTGTCAAGGACGCTCAATTCGGTCTCAAACTCGAGGCAGATTTCGTCAAGACGGACGACGGCAACTGGGCATTGCGTGTGTCTGGaaaaccaaagaaaaaagacaccAAAACGTCAGTAGTTTTCTACGCTGGTCTCGAGGGAGAAGGACAGCTGACATATGCTGGCGCCGACGACGTGACCGACGGCGACGTGAAGCTGGTCGGGTACTCAGAGCGACTTGGCGGGGTATTTGATCTGGACATCACGAAGGGCTCGCCCAAACAGTACGTTGCGGAAGGTGACTATCGCGGTCTAGGACTCGATCCATCAAAAACCAGACATTTGTCTCTGATGGTTCCTACAGGCAACGTTTGGCGAGCAAAAGATATCTTTTTGACTCTTCTAGGCgaaaacatcaagaagTTGCAGGAAAACCTGGACAAGGAGGACAGGATTCCTCCTGAACAGCTGTTCCAAATGAAGAATATCGACAATTTCGAGGGAAACATGCATTTTGTGCAGAAAACTTTCCAGGGCAGCTTTGAGTTTGACATTATTTTCAACTTGGCAGACAATGAGCCGCTGACTGCGGAACAGCTTCCTCAGAAAGTTGCAGAGATGaacgagaagtttgacTCTAAGTTTGCGCATAACTTCCAGCTGGCTCCACCGTTTATCAAGCCCCAACATTTCCAGTTTGCAAAAGAGATGCTTTCACAGCTTCTGGGTGGAATCAGCTACTTCTACGgcgaccagctggtggatcGCAACGCCGTGGTGGACGATATTGAGTTCAGCCACGCCAGCCTCGAAGGCAAGTCGGAGGGCCCGTACGAGCTGTTCAGTGCCGTCCCAAGCAGACCGTTTTTTCCCCGGGGTTTCTACTGGGACGAAGGTTTCCACCTGTTGCCGGTTCTGGAGTACGACTCGGACCTGGCGCTCGAAATCGTCCAGAGCTGGTTTTCACtgattgacgaggatgGCTGGATTGCCAGAGAGCAGATTTTGGGCGACGAGGCCAGAAGCAAAGTGCCTCCAGAGTTTACCGTTCAGAATCCCAACATCGCGAACCCGCCAACTCTGATGCT
The sequence above is a segment of the Ogataea parapolymorpha DL-1 chromosome I, whole genome shotgun sequence genome. Coding sequences within it:
- a CDS encoding Mannosyl-oligosaccharide glucosidase — encoded protein: MLWKVLLASFFYACSILATEYGILGNNSEELSGLAADYASANSRSLFWGAYRSNLYLGVKPRLPESLLTGLMWFNVDSYQGVGALRHECRQDDQLDTFGWTRYDPRLGGHEIVKDAQFGLKLEADFVKTDDGNWALRVSGKPKKKDTKTSVVFYAGLEGEGQLTYAGADDVTDGDVKLVGYSERLGGVFDLDITKGSPKQYVAEGDYRGLGLDPSKTRHLSLMVPTGNVWRAKDIFLTLLGENIKKLQENLDKEDRIPPEQLFQMKNIDNFEGNMHFVQKTFQGSFEFDIIFNLADNEPLTAEQLPQKVAEMNEKFDSKFAHNFQLAPPFIKPQHFQFAKEMLSQLLGGISYFYGDQLVDRNAVVDDIEFSHASLEGKSEGPYELFSAVPSRPFFPRGFYWDEGFHLLPVLEYDSDLALEIVQSWFSLIDEDGWIAREQILGDEARSKVPPEFTVQNPNIANPPTLMLVFTKLLDLAKQAQETNKYGMDIGSYAGPLRLGDMHLENPELLVSYANKIYPQLQKHYDWFRRTQRGETKLFGRTCHSVLDVFRWKGRTKDHCLPSGIDDYPRSPPDIAELHIDLLAWMGAMTRSMYRIAFLLEKHEDAQQYKEIYDNIVANMDDLHWSSKDQSYCDVTVDEEDEDVFECHIGYVSIMPFVHRLIPASSEHLKHILDQLQDPEQLWSPFGIRSLSKKDPYFHEGEDYWRGHIWVNINYLVLESLQYYAAQPETSPEIRAQMSDIYEALRKNLIKNIYEQYRKTGYTWEQYNEETGAGQRTRHFSGWTSLVVLMMKMPERI
- a CDS encoding Tryptophan synthase → MATALREAFIKAKSEKRTALVTFVTAGHPTIEETVPILQSLQAGGVDVIELGVPFSDPMADGPVIQHSNTVALRNGVTVRMVLDMVKKARAAGVTVPLVLMGYYNPILQYGEREMIRDSRLAGANGFIVVDLPPEEALKFRGYCKDEGMSYVPLVAPSTTDERLKLLGDISDSFIYVVSRMGTTGDSISVSTSVGILVDRVRKITGGKAPLAVGFGVSTREHFLQVGSSADGVVIGSKLVSLLDESPEGQRAATAEKYVRSILTGEGENVVGESLFEAELDLSADVSFDEKHLHNPRFGEYGGQYVPEVLQACLRELEDGFETAIADPKFWEEFRSLYDYIGRPSSLHRADRLTEHVGGAQIWLKREDLNHTGSHKINNALAQILIARRLGKSEIIAETGAGQHGVATATACAKFGLKCTVFMGAEDVRRQALNVFRMRILGAKVVAVTNGTKTLRDATTEAFRYWVTNLSNTHYIVGSAIGPHPYPILVRTFQSVIGNETKEQFKKMNDGKLPDLVVACVGGGSNSTGMFSPFEKDTGVRLLGVEAGGEGLNTDRHSATLTAGKPGVFHGVKTYVLQDTDGQVHDTHSVSAGLDYPGVGPELSAWKDTGRVEFIAATNAEALEGFRLLSQYEGIIPALESSHAIYGAVQAAKKMSKDQHVIINVSGRGDKDVQSVAEVLPKLGPQIGWDLRFESFDDASK